In the genome of Deinococcus deserti VCD115, one region contains:
- a CDS encoding NUDIX domain-containing protein, translating to MRHRISAAGVVLRGNQLLMVRHRQPGAYDFWVPPGGGLEGHESILQAAEREVHEETGLKVGAERILYLQELADAESRICKSFVLCHEVGGALSRAHLVDDESDTLVEARFMTSSQMAALDVRPPVFRDEFWQDLRREDRGIRHLGLTVCDN from the coding sequence TTGCGGCACCGGATCAGCGCCGCAGGCGTGGTCCTTCGTGGCAACCAGCTGCTGATGGTGCGTCACCGCCAGCCGGGCGCCTACGACTTCTGGGTGCCGCCGGGCGGTGGGCTGGAAGGGCACGAAAGCATCCTGCAGGCCGCTGAACGTGAGGTGCACGAGGAAACCGGACTGAAAGTGGGCGCCGAGCGCATCCTGTACCTGCAGGAGCTGGCGGACGCTGAAAGCCGCATCTGCAAAAGCTTCGTGCTGTGTCATGAGGTCGGCGGCGCACTTTCCCGCGCACATCTGGTCGATGATGAATCAGACACCCTGGTTGAAGCCCGGTTTATGACCTCAAGCCAGATGGCAGCCCTGGACGTCCGTCCACCGGTCTTCCGTGACGAGTTCTGGCAGGACCTGCGCCGTGAGGACCGCGGTATTCGCCACCTTGGTCTGACTGTCTGCGACAACTAA
- the glmU gene encoding bifunctional UDP-N-acetylglucosamine diphosphorylase/glucosamine-1-phosphate N-acetyltransferase GlmU, producing MTDNNRPLDVVILAAGQGTRMKSALPKVLHPVAGRPMVAWAVKSARELGARNVVVVTGHGAEKVEAALEGSGVTFARQDQQLGTGHAFLCGVDALGTQDADVLVLYGDTPLLRTATLQALIDDHRARGGAFTILSGELADATGYGRIVRSADGTVERIVEQKDATEAERAIGEFNSGVYVMDARAPELARQIGNDNKAGEYYLTDLLGLYRALGAQASAFKLTDADEVLGANDRQGLADLGVILRRRINRAHMAAGVTLQDPDTIYIEDTVTLGRDVTVEPGVMLRGQTRVADGVTIGAYSIVTDSVLGEGTVIKPHSVLEGAEVGAGSDVGPFARLRPGTRLAQGVHIGNFVETKNAQLDAGVKAGHLAYLGDVTIGAETNIGAGTIVANFDGVNKHQSRVGAGVFIGSNSTLIAPRVVGDAAFIAAGSTVHDDVPEGAMAVARGKQRNLEGWSRRYWGGLHEKVQVKLPWLAGWLDRQG from the coding sequence ATGACAGATAACAATCGTCCGCTGGACGTAGTGATCCTCGCGGCTGGGCAAGGCACCCGCATGAAATCCGCTCTTCCCAAAGTGCTGCACCCGGTTGCCGGCCGCCCCATGGTGGCCTGGGCCGTCAAGAGTGCGCGCGAACTGGGGGCCAGGAACGTGGTGGTCGTCACTGGCCACGGCGCAGAGAAGGTCGAGGCAGCCCTGGAGGGCAGTGGGGTGACCTTTGCGCGTCAGGACCAGCAGCTGGGCACCGGGCACGCTTTTCTGTGCGGTGTGGACGCCCTGGGCACCCAGGACGCGGACGTGCTGGTGCTGTACGGCGACACTCCACTGCTCCGGACTGCAACCCTGCAGGCATTGATTGATGACCACCGCGCCCGCGGCGGTGCGTTCACTATCCTCAGCGGCGAACTGGCCGACGCCACCGGCTACGGCCGGATTGTCCGCAGCGCGGACGGAACGGTAGAACGCATCGTGGAGCAGAAAGACGCCACGGAAGCGGAACGTGCAATTGGCGAGTTCAACAGTGGCGTGTACGTCATGGACGCCCGTGCGCCTGAACTGGCGCGCCAGATCGGCAACGACAACAAGGCTGGCGAGTACTACCTGACTGACCTGCTGGGCCTGTACCGCGCCCTGGGAGCGCAGGCCAGCGCATTCAAACTGACGGACGCCGACGAGGTCCTGGGGGCCAACGACCGTCAGGGTCTTGCCGATCTGGGGGTCATCCTGCGCCGCCGCATCAACCGCGCTCACATGGCGGCTGGCGTGACGCTGCAGGACCCGGACACTATCTACATCGAAGACACCGTGACGCTGGGCCGCGACGTAACGGTGGAGCCCGGCGTCATGCTGCGGGGCCAGACCCGGGTGGCAGATGGGGTCACGATCGGCGCGTACAGCATCGTGACCGACAGCGTGCTGGGCGAGGGGACCGTGATCAAACCCCACAGCGTGCTGGAAGGTGCAGAGGTCGGAGCCGGCAGTGACGTGGGCCCGTTTGCCCGGCTGCGGCCCGGCACCCGGCTGGCGCAGGGCGTGCATATCGGCAACTTCGTGGAAACCAAGAATGCGCAGCTGGACGCAGGCGTCAAAGCGGGACATCTGGCGTACCTGGGCGACGTGACCATCGGTGCAGAAACCAATATTGGTGCCGGCACCATCGTGGCGAACTTCGATGGCGTGAACAAACACCAGAGCAGGGTGGGGGCCGGGGTCTTTATCGGCAGCAACAGCACCCTGATCGCGCCGCGCGTGGTCGGCGACGCCGCCTTTATCGCTGCGGGGAGCACCGTTCACGACGATGTTCCGGAAGGCGCCATGGCTGTGGCCCGGGGCAAACAGCGCAACCTCGAAGGCTGGTCCCGGCGCTATTGGGGTGGCCTACATGAGAAGGTGCAGGTCAAACTCCCCTGGCTGGCTGGCTGGTTGGACCGTCAGGGCTGA
- the lgt gene encoding prolipoprotein diacylglyceryl transferase, with amino-acid sequence MNPVFLNIGGFTIAWYGVLITLGIVAGVWVGTRMARQRGLDVDRFNDMILWMIIWGLVGARIVFVATSWHQFENIPFPRVLLDIVNLRQGGISIHGGLIGGILVMLYYTRKYRMNFYEYADLCVPGVAFGIIGGRIGNIMNGTDTVGRVTGWPVGFRWPDSARAFHDGMCVRNPNPDLDLSQYCQQIGGQLVMTAPVHFAQLYGVIIGIILSVAAYFWLRSRKPGWAFWQFWLWYSILRAGWEETFRLNPLLPKVYLNQGLESPGIGLFTETHVISFLLIAVSIWMLLKLRRQPDTRVDPAAGRGAGTRPA; translated from the coding sequence ATGAATCCAGTTTTTCTGAACATTGGTGGTTTCACCATCGCCTGGTACGGCGTGCTGATCACGCTGGGGATCGTGGCCGGCGTATGGGTGGGAACCCGCATGGCCCGCCAGCGCGGCCTGGACGTTGACCGGTTCAACGACATGATCCTGTGGATGATTATCTGGGGTCTGGTGGGCGCCCGGATTGTGTTTGTGGCGACGTCGTGGCACCAGTTCGAAAACATTCCCTTCCCACGCGTGCTGCTGGACATCGTCAACCTGCGCCAGGGCGGCATCAGCATTCACGGCGGACTGATCGGCGGCATTCTGGTGATGCTGTACTACACCCGCAAGTACCGCATGAATTTTTACGAATACGCCGACCTGTGCGTGCCCGGTGTGGCCTTTGGCATCATCGGCGGGCGCATCGGCAACATCATGAACGGCACCGACACGGTCGGCCGCGTGACTGGCTGGCCGGTCGGCTTCCGCTGGCCTGACAGCGCCCGTGCATTCCACGACGGCATGTGCGTCCGCAACCCAAATCCGGATCTGGATCTCTCGCAGTACTGCCAGCAGATCGGCGGTCAGCTGGTCATGACTGCCCCCGTGCATTTCGCGCAGCTGTACGGCGTGATCATTGGAATCATCCTCAGCGTGGCGGCGTATTTCTGGCTGCGTTCGCGCAAGCCGGGCTGGGCCTTCTGGCAGTTCTGGCTGTGGTATTCCATCCTGCGCGCCGGTTGGGAAGAGACTTTCCGCCTCAATCCTCTGCTGCCCAAGGTCTACCTGAACCAGGGTCTGGAGTCCCCCGGCATTGGTCTGTTTACAGAAACCCATGTCATCAGCTTCCTGCTGATCGCTGTCAGCATCTGGATGCTGCTGAAACTGAGAAGGCAGCCGGATACCCGCGTGGACCCGGCTGCGGGCAGGGGGGCAGGCACACGACCGGCCTGA
- the tatC gene encoding twin-arginine translocase subunit TatC yields the protein MSMPSTPQHNLKSAPLFDHLEELRKRLIISVAFLIAGMVVAFQYRTPLIDLIKGPLRYSRLYQQDRVEVVTYNLTDQFMLSINLSFWAGLALALPFILWQVWAFIAPGLYAHERRWSAPFIIGAGLAFMAGAAFGYTFVLPSMVRFLLDFLNGAVTPILGLAGYVSTVTTFLVGFGLAFEMPILAVILTRIGLINHTMLRKSWRIALVLIMVFAAVLTPTPDPGSMLLVAVPLYVLYELGVILSKVFRVQEPEEVPALHL from the coding sequence ATGAGCATGCCCAGCACCCCGCAACACAACCTCAAGAGTGCTCCACTGTTTGACCATCTCGAAGAACTGCGCAAACGGCTGATCATCAGTGTCGCGTTTCTGATTGCCGGGATGGTGGTCGCCTTTCAGTACCGCACGCCATTGATTGACCTGATCAAAGGTCCGCTGCGGTATTCCCGCCTGTACCAGCAGGACAGGGTCGAGGTTGTGACCTATAACCTCACGGACCAGTTCATGCTGAGTATCAACCTGTCGTTCTGGGCGGGTCTGGCATTGGCACTGCCATTTATCCTGTGGCAGGTGTGGGCCTTTATCGCACCCGGGCTGTATGCCCACGAACGACGCTGGTCCGCACCCTTCATTATTGGAGCGGGACTGGCCTTCATGGCCGGAGCTGCGTTCGGGTATACCTTCGTGCTGCCCAGCATGGTGCGCTTTCTGCTCGACTTCCTGAACGGCGCCGTCACACCGATTCTGGGGCTGGCCGGGTATGTGAGCACGGTCACTACATTCCTTGTGGGCTTCGGGCTGGCTTTCGAAATGCCGATTCTGGCAGTCATTCTGACGCGTATCGGGCTGATCAATCACACGATGCTCCGCAAGAGCTGGCGCATTGCACTGGTGCTGATTATGGTGTTCGCGGCTGTGCTTACGCCCACTCCTGACCCTGGCAGCATGCTGCTGGTCGCCGTCCCACTCTACGTGCTGTACGAACTTGGCGTCATCCTGTCGAAGGTGTTCCGCGTGCAGGAGCCCGAAGAAGTACCCGCTCTGCACCTCTAA
- a CDS encoding twin-arginine translocase TatA/TatE family subunit encodes MLGFGPFELILIVVIIALLFGARKLPELGKGMGRGIKEFKQEMHEPSPPRPQVTDIPSQRLDPVTGAPVSTESTVPASDRRS; translated from the coding sequence ATGTTGGGATTTGGACCTTTTGAACTGATTCTGATCGTGGTGATCATCGCGCTGCTGTTCGGCGCACGCAAACTGCCGGAGCTCGGCAAGGGCATGGGACGCGGCATCAAGGAATTCAAGCAGGAAATGCACGAACCCTCTCCCCCTCGGCCACAGGTGACGGATATTCCTTCCCAGCGCCTGGACCCGGTGACAGGTGCGCCAGTCAGTACCGAAAGCACAGTCCCGGCCAGCGACCGCCGTTCCTGA
- a CDS encoding twin-arginine translocase TatA/TatE family subunit yields the protein MPNIGAAEIIMIVLVALVVFGPRKLPELGRTVGQALREFRSHTSSVTNELRSGLDVTPPVPQAVPAAQVMAEAPAEAVVPVAAKAS from the coding sequence ATGCCCAATATCGGTGCCGCTGAAATTATCATGATTGTTCTGGTCGCCCTGGTGGTTTTCGGACCACGTAAGCTTCCGGAATTGGGCCGTACAGTTGGACAGGCACTGCGCGAGTTTCGCAGTCATACCAGCAGCGTGACCAACGAACTGCGTTCCGGTCTGGACGTCACCCCACCAGTTCCACAGGCCGTTCCTGCAGCTCAGGTTATGGCTGAGGCTCCGGCTGAAGCTGTTGTACCGGTGGCCGCCAAGGCATCGTGA
- a CDS encoding RNA polymerase sigma factor, whose product MTHPEPHLDPTDEVLIARMAARDEEALRELHRRHSRLLYGLGQRMLRHPDDVDCCVQDAFVNAWNHAARFDPSRARARTWLVSIAHNRFLQQLRDRPDVALELEDWDQPTRDPDPIDRLMTERAMEGLDSTQRELIELAYFRGYSHSELSAMTGLPLGTVKSRMRTALDRMRAKLSPIHTDVKKGGETQ is encoded by the coding sequence ATGACTCACCCCGAACCGCACCTCGACCCCACCGACGAAGTGCTGATTGCCCGTATGGCAGCCCGCGACGAAGAGGCCCTCAGAGAATTGCACCGCCGGCATTCCCGGTTGCTGTATGGCCTGGGTCAGCGCATGTTGCGCCATCCCGACGATGTGGACTGCTGCGTACAGGACGCCTTTGTCAATGCGTGGAACCATGCGGCGCGCTTCGATCCATCCCGCGCCCGTGCACGTACCTGGCTGGTCAGTATCGCGCACAACCGTTTTCTACAGCAGCTGAGGGACCGTCCCGATGTTGCCCTGGAGCTTGAAGACTGGGACCAACCGACGCGAGACCCTGACCCTATTGACCGTCTGATGACCGAACGGGCCATGGAAGGGCTGGACAGTACACAGCGTGAACTGATTGAGCTGGCATACTTTCGCGGATATTCTCACTCGGAACTCTCGGCAATGACCGGGCTGCCCCTGGGTACAGTCAAATCGCGGATGCGTACTGCCCTCGACCGGATGCGGGCCAAGCTGAGTCCAATTCACACAGATGTAAAGAAAGGAGGTGAAACCCAATGA
- a CDS encoding anti-sigma factor domain-containing protein, protein MTVQSDQLLAYALGQLDPVETAQMEAALQADPALQAELQQHLDALATLLDELDLSTVEVPADAEERLLARVRAEGAAPSLQTETASSAPAAGPAPLESGSNALPVRKKAWWIPAGLSLAAALALAFFLRPAEDPVSRYARLPGAVAQPIGTPEEQLGTIVRLTDGRVYVHLKRPPADGRTYQLWQIKDGQPASLGVFSGDGLLTEGLPQGVTLAVSVEPLGGSPQPTTQPLFAQRV, encoded by the coding sequence ATGACCGTTCAGTCTGATCAATTGCTTGCCTACGCGTTAGGGCAACTCGACCCAGTCGAGACCGCCCAGATGGAAGCGGCGCTACAAGCTGATCCTGCCCTGCAGGCGGAGCTGCAGCAACATCTGGACGCACTGGCGACCCTGCTCGACGAGCTGGACCTGTCTACTGTCGAAGTGCCAGCTGACGCCGAGGAACGCCTTCTGGCACGAGTGCGTGCCGAAGGAGCAGCGCCTTCCCTACAGACCGAGACAGCTTCATCTGCTCCTGCTGCTGGACCTGCTCCTCTGGAATCTGGTTCGAATGCTCTCCCGGTTCGCAAAAAGGCGTGGTGGATCCCGGCAGGGCTCTCTCTGGCTGCCGCATTGGCCCTGGCATTCTTCCTGCGTCCTGCCGAAGATCCAGTCAGCCGTTATGCCAGGCTTCCAGGAGCAGTGGCCCAACCCATCGGAACGCCTGAAGAGCAGCTGGGCACCATAGTGCGCCTGACCGATGGCCGCGTCTACGTACACCTGAAGCGTCCACCTGCAGACGGCCGCACCTATCAGCTGTGGCAGATCAAAGATGGTCAACCAGCGTCCCTGGGCGTGTTCTCAGGCGATGGCCTGCTGACCGAGGGCCTTCCGCAAGGGGTCACGCTGGCGGTCAGTGTGGAACCTCTTGGTGGAAGTCCACAACCGACCACTCAACCGCTGTTCGCTCAGCGTGTATAG
- a CDS encoding ferritin-like domain-containing protein: MSNDNSTTPGQSTRRKFLGMAGLMGAGAVLSGCTSVMATPKEKTNLDATIFNFALNLEYLEAAFYLAAVGRLGELDAAGGSSARVSLPAGFNGMNGTGISTLSPEIRAIANEIATDELAHVKVIRAVLGNAAVAQPQINLSTAFQAAGSAASGGAITGFDPFANELFFLHGAFIFEDVGVTAYKGAARLLVDDKPAGNLENAAGILAVEAYHAGAIRALLNQRRGTAVTASLNVEAVVGAISNLRDAVDGADDRDQGISHIGAGANISSNIVPTDANGIAYSRTPRQVANIVFLDTSGKAGSGGFFPNGLNGNFGAILAL, encoded by the coding sequence ATGAGTAACGACAACAGCACCACCCCAGGCCAGAGCACCCGCCGTAAGTTCCTTGGTATGGCAGGATTGATGGGCGCCGGCGCCGTGTTGAGCGGCTGCACCAGCGTTATGGCTACGCCCAAGGAAAAAACCAACCTTGACGCAACCATCTTCAACTTTGCACTGAACCTGGAATACCTCGAAGCGGCCTTCTACCTGGCAGCCGTGGGCCGTCTGGGCGAACTCGACGCTGCAGGCGGCAGCAGCGCACGCGTCTCCCTCCCCGCTGGCTTCAACGGTATGAACGGCACCGGCATCTCCACCCTGAGCCCCGAAATTCGCGCCATCGCCAACGAGATCGCTACTGACGAGCTCGCCCATGTGAAAGTCATCCGCGCGGTTCTCGGTAACGCCGCTGTTGCACAGCCCCAGATCAACCTGTCCACGGCGTTCCAGGCCGCTGGCAGCGCCGCGTCCGGCGGAGCCATCACTGGCTTCGATCCCTTTGCCAACGAACTGTTCTTCCTGCACGGCGCCTTCATCTTCGAAGATGTCGGTGTAACCGCCTACAAGGGCGCTGCACGTCTGCTGGTCGACGACAAACCCGCTGGGAACCTTGAGAACGCCGCCGGTATTCTCGCTGTCGAGGCCTACCATGCAGGCGCCATTCGCGCGCTGCTCAACCAGCGCCGTGGCACGGCAGTCACCGCCTCCCTGAATGTTGAGGCAGTCGTAGGTGCTATCAGCAACCTGCGTGACGCCGTAGACGGTGCGGACGACCGTGATCAGGGCATCAGCCATATCGGTGCCGGTGCCAACATTTCGTCCAACATCGTTCCTACCGATGCCAACGGCATTGCATACAGCCGTACGCCCCGTCAGGTTGCGAACATCGTGTTCCTCGACACAAGTGGCAAGGCAGGGTCGGGGGGCTTCTTCCCCAACGGCCTCAACGGCAACTTTGGCGCTATTCTCGCGCTCTGA
- a CDS encoding SDR family oxidoreductase has product MTLFRLEGRRALVTGASKGIGLAAAQQLIEQGAEVTVAARHEDTLRPAAEAIGARWVVADVSTLEGVQAAVAAAGDVDILVSNAGGPPPSLPSAVTEEAWAQGIQTTFMSTVRLASATLPGMRERGWGRIIAITSLAVGRPALNLPVSNALRAGVTNHLRTLALEVAADGVTCNTVAPGYTATERLQKLHSDPAEAQKLQVRIPARRFGEPGEVAAAITFLATNEAAYITGQEILVDGGWSI; this is encoded by the coding sequence ATGACGTTGTTTCGACTGGAAGGTAGGCGCGCCCTGGTCACGGGCGCAAGCAAGGGCATTGGCCTCGCGGCTGCGCAGCAACTGATTGAACAGGGCGCCGAAGTGACCGTAGCTGCACGCCATGAGGACACGCTGCGCCCGGCAGCTGAGGCTATAGGTGCCCGCTGGGTCGTGGCTGATGTGAGCACCCTGGAGGGCGTACAGGCCGCCGTGGCTGCTGCGGGCGACGTAGATATTCTGGTCAGCAACGCCGGTGGGCCGCCCCCAAGTCTGCCCAGCGCAGTGACTGAAGAAGCCTGGGCGCAGGGCATCCAGACGACTTTTATGAGCACCGTTCGCCTGGCCAGCGCCACGCTTCCAGGGATGCGGGAGCGTGGCTGGGGCCGGATCATCGCCATTACCAGCCTGGCGGTCGGGCGCCCAGCCCTCAACCTGCCGGTCAGCAACGCCCTGCGCGCTGGGGTGACCAACCATCTGCGGACCCTGGCCCTGGAGGTGGCTGCCGACGGCGTGACCTGTAATACGGTCGCACCTGGATACACGGCCACCGAGCGTCTTCAAAAGCTCCATTCCGATCCTGCCGAAGCCCAAAAACTCCAGGTCCGCATTCCTGCCCGCCGCTTCGGAGAGCCGGGTGAAGTTGCTGCAGCCATTACCTTTCTCGCCACGAATGAAGCGGCATACATTACGGGGCAAGAAATCCTGGTGGACGGCGGCTGGAGTATCTGA